The Streptomyces tendae genome has a window encoding:
- a CDS encoding LysR family transcriptional regulator: MSRTEYRPDERPPGAGSLAHRVPDLGALELLLAVARVGSLGRAARELGITQPAASSRIRSMERQLGVALVDRSPRGSRLTDAGALVTDWARRIVDAAEAFDAGAQALRDRRDSRLRVAASMTIAEYLLPGWLVALRAQRPDTAVSLLAGNSTAVAERLLAGEADLGFVEGLTVPAGLDSAVIAHDRLIVVAAPSHPWARRRRPLAAEELAATPLVLREEGSGTRQVLDAALGGLARPLIELSSTTAVKAAAVGGAGPAVLSELAVGEELGTRRLVRIPVQAVALARDLRAVWPTGHRPTGPARDLLSLTRG, from the coding sequence ATGAGCAGGACGGAATACCGCCCCGACGAACGGCCCCCCGGTGCCGGTTCGCTGGCCCACCGGGTGCCCGACCTGGGGGCGCTCGAACTGCTGCTCGCCGTGGCGCGGGTGGGCAGTCTGGGGCGGGCGGCGAGGGAGCTGGGCATCACCCAGCCCGCCGCGAGCAGCCGGATCCGCTCGATGGAGCGGCAGCTCGGCGTGGCCCTCGTCGACCGGTCGCCGCGCGGGTCGCGGCTCACCGACGCGGGCGCCCTGGTCACGGACTGGGCCCGGCGGATCGTCGACGCGGCCGAGGCCTTCGACGCGGGCGCCCAGGCGCTGCGGGACCGCAGGGACTCCCGGCTGCGGGTGGCGGCCAGCATGACGATCGCCGAGTACCTGCTGCCGGGGTGGCTGGTCGCACTGCGCGCGCAGCGCCCGGACACGGCGGTGTCCCTGCTCGCCGGCAACTCCACGGCGGTCGCGGAGCGGCTGCTGGCGGGGGAGGCCGACCTGGGGTTCGTGGAAGGGCTGACGGTGCCGGCCGGGCTGGACTCCGCGGTGATCGCCCACGACCGGCTGATCGTGGTCGCGGCCCCCTCGCACCCCTGGGCCCGCCGCAGGCGCCCGCTCGCGGCGGAGGAACTGGCGGCCACCCCGCTGGTGCTGCGTGAGGAGGGCTCCGGCACCCGGCAGGTGCTGGACGCGGCGCTGGGCGGGCTGGCCCGGCCGCTGATCGAGCTGTCCTCGACGACGGCGGTGAAGGCGGCGGCGGTCGGCGGGGCGGGCCCCGCGGTGCTGAGCGAGCTGGCCGTCGGGGAGGAACTGGGGACCCGGCGCCTGGTGCGGATCCCCGTCCAGGCGGTCGCCCTGGCCCGCGACCTGCGGGCGGTCTGGCCCACGGGCCACCGCCCCACGGGCCCGGCCCGCGACCTGCTCTCGCTGACCCGCGGCTGA
- a CDS encoding gamma-glutamyl-gamma-aminobutyrate hydrolase family protein, with the protein MSGRPLIGISTYAEPGVRWGVWQLDAALLPAGYPRLVQRAGGLAVMLPPDAPEHAEAAVARLDGLVVAGGPDVEPVRYGAEPDPRTGPPARARDAWELALIRAALDRRVPLLGICRGMQLLNVALGGTLVQHIDGHAEVPGTFGRHPVKPVPGTRYADAVPEETSVPTHHHQAVDRLGTGLIPSAYAEDGTVEAVERPDGHWVVGVQWHPEMGEDLRVVRALITAAGG; encoded by the coding sequence GTGTCGGGCAGGCCACTGATCGGCATCAGTACGTACGCGGAGCCGGGCGTGCGGTGGGGTGTGTGGCAGCTGGACGCCGCGCTGCTGCCGGCCGGCTATCCGCGGCTGGTGCAGCGGGCGGGCGGACTGGCCGTCATGCTCCCGCCGGACGCGCCGGAGCACGCGGAGGCCGCCGTGGCCCGTCTCGACGGCCTGGTCGTCGCGGGCGGCCCCGACGTGGAGCCCGTCCGCTACGGCGCCGAGCCCGACCCGCGCACCGGGCCGCCCGCCCGGGCGCGGGACGCCTGGGAGCTGGCGCTGATCCGGGCCGCCCTGGACCGGCGCGTCCCGCTGCTCGGCATCTGCCGGGGCATGCAGCTGCTGAACGTCGCCCTGGGCGGCACCCTGGTCCAGCACATCGACGGCCACGCGGAGGTGCCGGGCACCTTCGGCCGGCACCCGGTGAAGCCGGTCCCGGGCACGCGGTACGCCGACGCCGTCCCCGAGGAGACGTCGGTCCCCACCCACCACCACCAGGCGGTCGACCGCCTGGGTACCGGCCTGATCCCGTCCGCGTACGCGGAGGACGGCACGGTGGAGGCCGTCGAACGCCCCGACGGCCACTGGGTGGTGGGGGTGCAGTGGCATCCGGAGATGGGCGAGGACCTGCGCGTCGTCCGCGCGTTGATCACGGCGGCGGGGGGCTGA